The following proteins come from a genomic window of Sphaerisporangium rubeum:
- a CDS encoding glycosyl hydrolase family 95 catalytic domain-containing protein, producing MNTPINRRHFIAGTLATAGAAALPATIFAGPADAAVPPQFTLPQRGIHDTTAAGNWTDAFLTGNGEYGAMLYGAPTLEKVIFTHHRFVLPNGTRDVTPPVLSGRLAGVRDKALAGDFNGATGDFTSGWSLRWTQTFHPGYELQIGTPGMTGVGDYARITDFRTGEVTSTWTDGSGTWTRRAFVSRADRVIVHELTPAPGRTIDATLSVNTALSGVPGSVGFTTLATVSNGDGYLNLRGRYPSGQGAFGYEGVTRVVVSGGSVRVSGSSIVVSAAAKVLLLTKLDRYESSTAWDARPLHTALAALGTDYAASLTRHTPLHTALYDRSRLDLSVGAADRQLPTSELIARQNANRNVIDLALLERMYDSGRYLFLSSSGVLPPRLTGLWTGAWDAAWAGDFTTDANVNFQVAGGNILSLTEAMDGYFTLILGQLNDWRTNARNLYGTRGLLAPSRTDGEYGKMLHFDGGFPGHTWVGGADWLLYPLLEYYQVTGDTTFYRTKLAPVLIELALFYEDFLTRTDASGKVVFVPCFSMENSPGNTGRHLSINASGEIAAGKHALQAAIEAANFLGTEQGSGQGVQRWTALLAKMPDYRINGDGALAEWSWPSLTDRYNHRHVQHMYPVWPLHEINPEDKPDLVRYASRALDLRGDESGEAHGAIHRALARARLKDGAGVYGNLRKILGNNMVYRSLMTSHNPNLSIYNADAANSLPAILAEALIYTRPGVLELLPALPDQLAKGTITGVRGRNRIRIDALTWDLAARTVTATVISDLTQTVTLICRRGIASITTGAAVTTSPLGGHARQLSLTAGTTTQITVELNAGTPSTGIVRLVNRRSGKVLDVYGGSTAEGAAAVQWPWTGGTNQQWRMLQNSDGTFRLSSVNSGKVLTRPNTNQGTALVQSTDTNATNQRWRLVAATTGYSRLVNAGNTLCADVEGGSTADGARIIQWPANGGTNQEWQIVTM from the coding sequence ATGAACACGCCGATCAATCGTCGACACTTCATCGCCGGCACCTTGGCCACCGCAGGCGCCGCCGCGTTACCCGCCACGATCTTCGCCGGTCCGGCGGACGCCGCGGTGCCGCCGCAGTTCACACTGCCGCAACGCGGCATCCACGACACGACGGCGGCCGGGAACTGGACCGACGCCTTCCTGACCGGCAACGGCGAGTACGGGGCCATGCTCTACGGCGCACCCACCCTGGAGAAGGTGATCTTCACCCATCACCGGTTCGTCCTGCCGAACGGCACCCGCGACGTGACTCCCCCGGTGCTGTCGGGCCGGCTCGCGGGGGTCAGGGACAAGGCGCTCGCCGGTGACTTCAACGGTGCCACCGGGGACTTCACCTCCGGCTGGTCGCTGCGCTGGACCCAGACCTTCCATCCGGGCTACGAGCTGCAGATCGGCACCCCGGGGATGACGGGGGTCGGCGACTACGCCAGGATCACCGACTTCAGGACCGGTGAGGTCACCTCGACGTGGACCGACGGTTCCGGTACGTGGACGCGCCGCGCCTTCGTGTCCCGGGCCGACCGGGTGATCGTCCACGAGCTGACCCCCGCGCCGGGCCGGACGATCGACGCCACGCTGAGCGTCAACACCGCGCTCAGCGGCGTGCCGGGGTCCGTCGGCTTCACCACCTTGGCCACGGTGAGCAACGGTGACGGATACCTGAACCTGCGGGGCCGGTACCCGTCCGGACAGGGTGCGTTCGGCTACGAAGGCGTCACCCGGGTGGTCGTGTCCGGCGGTTCGGTACGGGTGAGCGGGTCGTCGATCGTCGTGTCGGCGGCGGCCAAAGTCCTGCTGCTGACCAAGCTCGACCGCTACGAGTCGTCCACCGCGTGGGACGCGCGACCGCTGCACACGGCGCTCGCCGCGCTCGGCACGGACTACGCGGCATCGCTCACCCGGCACACCCCCCTGCACACCGCGCTGTACGACCGTTCCCGCCTCGACCTGAGCGTCGGCGCCGCCGACCGTCAGTTGCCGACCAGCGAACTGATCGCACGGCAGAACGCCAACCGCAACGTCATCGACCTCGCGTTGCTGGAGCGCATGTACGACTCCGGCCGCTACCTCTTCCTCAGTTCCAGCGGCGTCCTGCCGCCGCGCCTGACCGGCCTGTGGACGGGTGCCTGGGACGCGGCGTGGGCCGGCGACTTCACCACCGACGCCAACGTCAACTTCCAGGTCGCCGGGGGCAACATCCTGTCCCTCACCGAGGCCATGGACGGCTACTTCACCCTGATCCTCGGCCAGCTCAACGACTGGCGCACCAACGCGAGGAATCTCTACGGCACGCGCGGCCTGCTCGCTCCGTCCCGCACCGACGGCGAGTACGGCAAGATGCTGCACTTCGACGGCGGGTTCCCCGGCCACACCTGGGTCGGCGGCGCCGACTGGCTGCTCTATCCGCTGCTGGAGTACTACCAGGTCACCGGCGACACCACGTTCTACCGCACCAAGCTCGCCCCGGTCCTCATCGAACTCGCGCTGTTCTACGAGGACTTCCTCACACGCACCGACGCGAGCGGCAAGGTCGTCTTCGTGCCCTGCTTCTCCATGGAGAACAGCCCCGGCAACACCGGCAGGCACCTGTCCATCAACGCGTCCGGCGAGATCGCCGCAGGCAAACACGCGCTGCAGGCCGCGATAGAGGCCGCGAACTTCCTCGGCACCGAGCAGGGCTCAGGCCAAGGCGTGCAGCGCTGGACCGCCTTGCTGGCCAAGATGCCGGACTACCGGATCAACGGCGACGGCGCGCTCGCGGAATGGTCGTGGCCCAGCCTGACCGACCGGTACAACCACCGCCACGTCCAGCACATGTACCCGGTCTGGCCGCTGCACGAGATCAACCCCGAGGACAAACCGGACCTGGTCCGCTACGCGAGCCGTGCTCTGGACCTGCGAGGAGACGAGTCAGGCGAGGCGCACGGCGCCATCCACCGCGCTCTGGCCCGGGCCCGGCTCAAGGACGGCGCCGGCGTGTACGGCAACCTGCGCAAGATCCTCGGCAACAACATGGTCTACCGGTCGCTGATGACCTCGCACAACCCGAACCTGTCCATCTACAACGCCGACGCCGCCAACTCGCTCCCCGCGATCCTCGCCGAGGCCCTGATCTACACCAGGCCCGGCGTCCTGGAACTGCTTCCCGCGCTCCCCGACCAGCTCGCCAAGGGCACCATCACCGGCGTGCGCGGCCGTAACCGCATCCGGATCGATGCGCTCACCTGGGACCTCGCGGCCCGCACCGTCACCGCCACCGTGATCTCCGACCTCACCCAGACCGTGACGCTCATCTGCCGCCGCGGCATCGCCTCCATCACCACCGGCGCGGCCGTCACCACCTCGCCGCTCGGCGGCCACGCACGGCAGCTGTCCCTCACCGCCGGCACGACGACCCAGATCACCGTAGAGCTGAACGCCGGCACCCCGTCCACCGGCATCGTCCGCCTGGTCAACCGCAGAAGCGGCAAGGTCCTGGACGTCTACGGCGGCTCCACCGCCGAAGGCGCCGCCGCCGTCCAGTGGCCCTGGACCGGCGGCACGAACCAGCAGTGGCGGATGCTCCAGAACTCCGACGGCACGTTCCGCCTGTCCAGCGTCAACAGCGGCAAGGTCCTCACCAGACCGAACACCAACCAGGGCACCGCACTCGTCCAGTCCACCGACACCAACGCCACGAACCAGCGGTGGCGCCTGGTCGCCGCGACCACCGGCTACTCCCGCCTCGTCAACGCCGGCAACACCCTGTGCGCGGACGTCGAAGGCGGCTCCACCGCCGACGGCGCGCGCATCATCCAGTGGCCCGCCAACGGCGGCACCAACCAGGAATGGCAGATCGTCACCATGTGA
- a CDS encoding pirin family protein — MPAVTVENTLTLPRVAAPADAVSRPVLGVRTAPTGFEGEGFPVRRAFAGIHYRHLDPFIMMDQMGEVDYQPGEPKGTPWHPHRGFETVTYIIDGIFDHQDSNGGGGTITNGDTQWMTAGSGLLHIEAPPESLVMSGGLFHGLQLWVNLPAKDKMMAPRYQDIRGGQVQLLTSSDGGALLRVIAGELDGHEGPGITHTPITMIHATLAPGAEVTLPWREDFNGLAYVLSGHGTAGAERRPVHLGQTAVFGAGSSLTVRADEKQDSNSPSLEVVLLGGQPIREPMAHYGPFVMNTKAELQQAFEDFQKGLLGTVPAVHGMSERGL; from the coding sequence ATGCCTGCCGTCACCGTCGAGAACACCCTGACCCTGCCGCGCGTCGCCGCACCCGCCGACGCCGTGTCCCGTCCCGTGCTCGGCGTCAGGACCGCGCCGACCGGCTTCGAAGGCGAGGGCTTCCCCGTGCGCCGCGCCTTCGCGGGGATCCACTACCGCCACCTGGACCCGTTCATCATGATGGACCAGATGGGTGAGGTGGACTACCAGCCCGGCGAGCCGAAGGGCACCCCCTGGCACCCGCACCGCGGCTTCGAGACCGTCACCTACATCATCGACGGCATCTTCGACCACCAGGACTCCAACGGCGGCGGCGGCACCATCACCAACGGCGACACCCAGTGGATGACCGCCGGGTCCGGCCTGCTCCACATCGAGGCCCCGCCGGAGTCCCTCGTCATGTCCGGCGGCCTCTTCCACGGCCTCCAGCTGTGGGTGAACCTCCCCGCCAAGGACAAGATGATGGCCCCGCGCTACCAGGACATCCGCGGCGGCCAGGTGCAGCTGCTCACCTCCTCCGACGGCGGCGCGCTGCTGCGCGTCATCGCCGGCGAACTCGACGGCCACGAGGGCCCCGGCATCACCCACACCCCCATCACCATGATCCACGCCACCCTGGCCCCCGGCGCCGAGGTCACCCTCCCCTGGCGCGAGGACTTCAACGGCCTCGCCTACGTCCTGTCCGGCCACGGCACCGCCGGCGCCGAACGCCGCCCCGTCCACCTCGGCCAGACCGCCGTCTTCGGCGCGGGTTCCTCCCTCACCGTCCGCGCCGACGAGAAGCAGGACTCCAACTCCCCGTCCCTGGAGGTCGTCCTCCTCGGCGGACAGCCCATCCGCGAGCCGATGGCCCACTACGGCCCGTTCGTCATGAACACCAAGGCAGAACTCCAGCAGGCCTTCGAGGACTTCCAGAAGGGCCTCCTCGGCACCGTCCCGGCCGTGCACGGGATGTCCGAGCGGGGGCTGTAG
- a CDS encoding AAA family ATPase yields MTQTPAPEPAGLRAPDSGPVATGRVTMPMWDRLKFLIGLGVAFLVLVWHQMASFEGIMPFTDAAQVAATEGAGRIVLVLFVVEALRQVHFRVSEKSPGYHRFWTKSVFGGFDRWSKRRFSDWNRFRIARALKWLFWIALLALVLGQILGTSPLLALFQAPALVWQVLPYGLQLAFAFFFVIFQFVGLFWFMSRGGVETYFPDDIKTRFTDVWGQDHVVERVKENIVFLEKPDEIEAKGGYVPSGLLLWGPPGTGKTLMAEAVAGETGKPYVFVDPGAFINMFMGIGILKVKSLFRKLRKLALRYGGVIVFFDEADSLGRRGALAQQGPPGGRIGFGADHACHGFGYLSGDTRSLLTRRSLTAPAEAPPRQSERFMGMPMGGGGGGDQGTLQALLTELSGLKKPRGLLNRYVRRLLGMRPKPPPKYRILVMMATNMPNSLDEALLRPGRIDRIYKVGYPSKAGRVRTYHGYFGKVRHDLTAEQIDKLATITPYATGATIKDLVNESLITAIRGGRDVITWHDVMTAKRLKQLGPPEDVEYIERERHAVAVHEACHAVAAYRTRQHLEIDLATIEKGADYLGMVSSIKPEDQFTRWRSEYESDIIVSLASLAGERMFFGDDNSSGVSGDLESATMVTGLMEAYWGMGVGIAALPALQQLGIRDGKAAPQPGTGGGIGYTQEPGSARDKNVPDMLAERIEYNLARLLSKTEELLRANRREVLAVAHALEQHKTLSGDDVIAVIECTRGPLVDGTVYGDDDFCDALEAYHTVAAEAHRTHSHVTTPLPRPAIAPAAVPVIAGQVVSASATPPDLTAPPGMTAPPGLTTSGLTAAPDPFAAPPLIGPPAGNGGVAAPHANGGGSPEFIPWSLDKPREAPPAAVPQPPPPEPRRSTRPVLLALAAIAALMLFVVLGLAVFGGGADGGAANVAPVGGVVAFVVVVVLVIVACAIAVIVVRNHQAGRARAEASRDRAVERAQLLAAAMDPETAMRLLGYDGRNGQNGQNGQSGQSGS; encoded by the coding sequence ATGACACAAACCCCCGCACCCGAGCCCGCCGGTCTGCGGGCACCTGACTCCGGCCCGGTCGCCACCGGCCGGGTCACCATGCCGATGTGGGACCGGCTGAAGTTCCTCATCGGCCTCGGCGTGGCGTTCCTCGTCCTGGTGTGGCACCAGATGGCGAGCTTCGAAGGCATCATGCCGTTCACCGACGCCGCACAGGTGGCCGCCACCGAAGGCGCGGGACGCATCGTCCTCGTGCTGTTCGTCGTCGAGGCGCTTCGACAGGTCCACTTCCGCGTCAGCGAGAAATCCCCCGGCTACCACCGGTTCTGGACGAAAAGCGTGTTCGGCGGGTTCGACCGCTGGAGCAAACGCCGGTTCAGCGACTGGAACCGCTTCCGCATCGCACGCGCGCTGAAGTGGCTGTTCTGGATCGCGCTGCTGGCCCTGGTCCTCGGCCAGATCCTCGGCACGTCCCCGCTGCTCGCGCTGTTCCAGGCCCCGGCGCTGGTGTGGCAGGTGCTGCCGTACGGGCTCCAGCTCGCTTTCGCGTTCTTCTTCGTCATCTTCCAGTTCGTCGGCCTGTTCTGGTTCATGTCCAGAGGCGGCGTGGAGACGTACTTCCCCGACGACATCAAGACCCGGTTCACCGACGTGTGGGGCCAGGACCACGTGGTCGAGCGGGTCAAGGAGAACATCGTCTTCCTGGAGAAGCCCGACGAGATCGAGGCCAAAGGCGGCTACGTGCCGAGCGGCCTGCTGCTGTGGGGGCCACCCGGCACCGGCAAGACCCTGATGGCCGAGGCCGTCGCGGGGGAGACCGGCAAGCCGTACGTGTTCGTGGACCCCGGCGCGTTCATCAACATGTTCATGGGGATCGGCATCCTCAAGGTCAAGTCGCTGTTCCGCAAGCTGCGCAAGCTCGCGCTGCGGTACGGCGGCGTGATCGTCTTCTTCGACGAGGCCGACTCGCTCGGACGGCGCGGCGCGCTCGCGCAGCAGGGCCCACCCGGCGGCCGGATCGGGTTCGGCGCCGACCACGCCTGCCACGGCTTCGGCTACCTGTCCGGCGACACGCGGTCCCTGCTGACCCGCCGGTCCCTCACCGCGCCGGCCGAGGCGCCGCCGCGGCAGAGCGAACGCTTCATGGGGATGCCGATGGGAGGTGGCGGCGGCGGCGACCAGGGGACGTTGCAGGCGCTGCTCACCGAGCTGTCCGGCCTGAAGAAGCCGCGCGGCCTGCTCAACCGGTACGTACGGCGGTTGCTCGGCATGCGGCCGAAGCCCCCGCCGAAGTACCGCATCCTCGTCATGATGGCGACCAACATGCCGAACTCCCTGGACGAGGCGCTGCTGCGGCCCGGCCGCATCGACCGCATCTACAAGGTCGGCTACCCCTCGAAGGCCGGCCGGGTGCGCACCTACCACGGGTACTTCGGCAAGGTGCGGCACGACCTGACCGCCGAGCAGATCGACAAGCTCGCCACCATCACGCCGTACGCCACCGGCGCCACCATCAAGGACCTGGTGAACGAGTCGCTGATCACCGCGATCCGCGGCGGCCGTGACGTCATCACCTGGCACGACGTGATGACGGCCAAACGGCTCAAGCAACTCGGCCCGCCGGAGGACGTCGAGTACATCGAGCGTGAACGGCACGCGGTCGCCGTGCACGAGGCGTGCCACGCCGTGGCGGCGTACCGCACCCGGCAGCACCTGGAGATCGACCTCGCCACCATCGAGAAAGGCGCCGACTACCTCGGCATGGTGTCCAGCATCAAACCCGAGGACCAGTTCACCCGGTGGCGCAGCGAGTACGAGAGCGACATCATCGTGTCGCTCGCGTCGCTGGCCGGGGAGCGCATGTTCTTCGGCGACGACAACTCCTCCGGCGTGTCGGGTGACCTGGAGAGCGCCACCATGGTCACCGGGCTGATGGAGGCGTACTGGGGCATGGGGGTCGGCATCGCCGCGCTGCCGGCGCTGCAGCAGCTCGGCATCAGGGACGGCAAGGCGGCGCCGCAGCCGGGGACCGGCGGCGGCATCGGCTACACGCAGGAGCCGGGGTCGGCACGGGACAAGAACGTGCCGGACATGCTGGCCGAACGCATCGAGTACAACCTGGCGCGGCTGTTGAGCAAGACCGAGGAACTGCTGCGGGCCAACCGGCGCGAGGTGCTCGCCGTCGCGCACGCGCTGGAGCAGCACAAGACACTGTCCGGTGACGACGTCATCGCGGTGATCGAGTGCACGCGGGGCCCCCTGGTGGACGGCACGGTCTACGGTGACGACGACTTCTGCGACGCGCTGGAGGCGTACCACACGGTGGCCGCCGAGGCGCACCGCACGCACAGCCACGTCACCACGCCGCTGCCCCGGCCGGCGATCGCGCCGGCGGCCGTACCGGTGATCGCGGGCCAGGTGGTGTCGGCGTCCGCCACGCCACCCGACCTGACCGCGCCACCTGGCATGACCGCGCCACCCGGCCTGACCACGTCCGGCCTGACGGCGGCGCCTGACCCGTTCGCCGCGCCGCCGCTGATCGGCCCGCCTGCCGGCAACGGCGGGGTGGCCGCGCCGCACGCCAACGGCGGTGGTTCGCCGGAGTTCATCCCGTGGAGCTTGGACAAGCCGCGAGAGGCCCCCCCGGCGGCGGTACCGCAACCGCCGCCGCCGGAGCCCCGGCGGTCGACGCGGCCTGTGCTGCTGGCGCTCGCGGCCATCGCGGCGCTGATGCTGTTCGTGGTGCTCGGGCTCGCCGTGTTCGGCGGCGGGGCCGACGGCGGCGCGGCGAACGTCGCGCCGGTCGGCGGGGTCGTCGCGTTCGTCGTCGTGGTGGTGCTGGTGATCGTGGCGTGCGCCATCGCGGTCATCGTCGTGCGCAACCACCAGGCGGGACGCGCGCGGGCCGAGGCGTCGCGGGACCGGGCCGTCGAACGTGCGCAGCTGCTCGCCGCGGCCATGGACCCGGAGACGGCGATGCGCCTGCTCGGGTACGACGGCCGCAACGGACAGAACGGACAGAACGGCCAGAGCGGCCAGAGCGGGTCGTGA
- a CDS encoding aldehyde dehydrogenase family protein, producing MRIVSVVGGKAAEDTSAAAYDSVNPARTADIVAKVRLADGATFAWACSVASAAQREWEKVPAPVRGRVIASMGRLVEANAEELARLVTDEIGKPYAEALGEVREIVDTCDFFLGEGRRLYGQTVPSEMPDKSLFTFRVPVGVAAVITAGNFPVAVPSWYIVPALLCGNAVVWKPAEYAAASAHALYRLFAAAGLPDGVLNIVFADGPATSTGLEAALEEGTVQKVGFTGSTAVGRVIGELCGRHLQSPCLELGGKNPMVVMPDADLDLAVEGALFSGFGTAGQRCTSLGTVIVHESAHDAFVERYVRAVAAAKVGDPRGDVLYGPMLDHRFAERFEEYLGWLQPHHTVVTGATGRITTGNPRGDFDGAGGLFYHPVVVDGVRPGDRLFMEETFGPIVGVTTFGGLDEAIALANRPGYGLSSSIYTTDPKAAFRFRAGVGAGMVSVNNSTSGAEAHLPFGGNGRSGNGSRQSGMWVLDQFTRWQAMNWDYSGRLQKAQMDVAEIVPDLEFRL from the coding sequence ATGCGGATCGTTTCCGTCGTCGGCGGCAAGGCCGCCGAGGACACCAGTGCCGCGGCCTACGACTCGGTCAATCCGGCGCGGACCGCGGACATCGTGGCGAAGGTGCGACTCGCGGACGGCGCGACGTTCGCGTGGGCCTGCAGCGTGGCGTCGGCGGCGCAACGCGAATGGGAGAAAGTGCCGGCGCCGGTGCGCGGCCGGGTGATCGCGTCCATGGGACGGCTGGTGGAGGCCAACGCCGAGGAGCTGGCACGCCTGGTCACCGACGAGATCGGCAAGCCGTACGCCGAGGCGCTCGGCGAGGTGCGTGAGATCGTCGACACCTGCGACTTCTTCCTCGGCGAGGGACGCAGGCTGTACGGCCAGACGGTGCCGTCGGAGATGCCGGACAAGAGCCTCTTCACGTTCCGCGTGCCGGTCGGGGTCGCCGCAGTGATCACGGCGGGGAACTTCCCGGTGGCGGTGCCGAGCTGGTACATCGTCCCGGCCCTGTTGTGCGGCAACGCGGTGGTGTGGAAGCCCGCCGAGTACGCCGCCGCGTCGGCGCACGCGCTGTACCGGCTGTTCGCGGCGGCGGGCCTGCCGGACGGCGTGCTGAACATCGTGTTCGCCGACGGCCCGGCCACCTCCACCGGCCTTGAGGCGGCGCTCGAGGAGGGCACGGTGCAGAAGGTCGGGTTCACCGGATCCACCGCCGTGGGCCGCGTCATCGGTGAGCTGTGCGGACGTCACCTGCAATCGCCGTGCCTGGAGCTCGGCGGCAAGAACCCCATGGTCGTCATGCCGGACGCCGACCTGGACCTCGCCGTGGAAGGCGCCTTGTTCTCCGGTTTCGGCACCGCGGGCCAGCGCTGCACGTCGCTCGGCACCGTGATCGTGCACGAGTCGGCGCACGACGCGTTCGTGGAGCGGTACGTGCGCGCGGTCGCGGCGGCGAAGGTCGGCGACCCGCGCGGCGACGTGCTGTACGGCCCGATGCTGGACCACCGGTTCGCCGAGCGCTTCGAGGAGTACCTCGGGTGGCTCCAGCCGCACCACACCGTCGTGACCGGCGCGACCGGCCGCATCACCACAGGCAACCCGCGTGGGGACTTCGACGGCGCGGGTGGCCTGTTCTACCACCCGGTCGTGGTGGACGGCGTGCGGCCCGGGGACCGGCTGTTCATGGAGGAGACGTTCGGCCCGATCGTCGGCGTCACGACGTTCGGCGGGCTCGACGAGGCGATCGCGCTGGCCAACCGGCCGGGGTACGGCCTGTCGTCCTCGATCTACACCACCGACCCCAAGGCGGCCTTCCGGTTCCGCGCCGGGGTCGGCGCCGGCATGGTCAGCGTGAACAACTCGACCTCAGGCGCCGAGGCGCACCTGCCGTTCGGCGGCAACGGCAGATCCGGCAACGGCAGCCGCCAGTCCGGCATGTGGGTGCTCGACCAGTTCACGCGCTGGCAGGCGATGAACTGGGACTACTCGGGCCGCCTGCAGAAGGCGCAGATGGACGTCGCCGAGATCGTGCCTGACCTGGAGTTCCGTCTCTGA
- a CDS encoding cupin domain-containing protein: MLLMTYDAYPDGPSIAVAGEQEALRVAAREFPGDSTVVAVEDGTVLFLRRDVTGAFTGLRRRPPVAEELGLLPHPEGGWFRETWRTSAEFVPAGYDGPRQSATGIYFLLAPGEESVWHAVRSDEVWFWHRGGPLTLTLGGTGREPGEPAAVTLGPRVEDGELPQVIVPAGTWQAARPTGAEAVLVSCVVSPGFDFADFTAL, translated from the coding sequence ATGCTGCTGATGACGTACGACGCCTACCCCGACGGTCCCTCCATCGCGGTCGCGGGCGAACAGGAGGCCCTGCGGGTCGCGGCCCGTGAGTTCCCCGGTGACAGCACGGTGGTCGCCGTCGAGGACGGCACGGTGTTGTTCCTGCGCAGGGACGTGACCGGCGCGTTCACCGGCCTGCGGAGGCGGCCCCCCGTGGCCGAGGAACTCGGCCTGCTCCCCCACCCCGAAGGGGGCTGGTTCCGCGAGACGTGGCGCACGTCCGCCGAGTTCGTGCCAGCCGGGTACGACGGCCCCCGGCAGAGCGCCACCGGCATCTACTTCCTGCTCGCTCCAGGCGAGGAGTCGGTGTGGCACGCCGTCCGTTCCGACGAGGTGTGGTTCTGGCACCGCGGCGGGCCGCTGACGCTGACGCTCGGCGGCACGGGCCGCGAGCCCGGTGAGCCGGCCGCCGTCACCCTCGGGCCACGCGTGGAGGACGGAGAGCTTCCGCAGGTCATCGTGCCGGCGGGGACGTGGCAGGCGGCGCGGCCGACCGGCGCGGAGGCCGTGCTGGTGAGCTGCGTGGTGTCGCCGGGGTTCGACTTCGCGGACTTCACGGCGCTGTGA
- a CDS encoding SWIM zinc finger family protein has protein sequence MIERWSRDQVLALAPDASSKKGAQSVSGPAKWPVAGVMPDVLWGECKGSGATPYRACVDLADTAYRCSCPSRKFPCKHALGLLLLWSADGVTPADEPPTWVGEWLEQRRARAGRKEGAGPPGADGAASPGPDGTGSPGVDALRPPGAGGAGPPGAGGAGPPGADGSASRSAAGEAAVTDDGAALLGAAGAGPAGAVAGSSADAAARRAAQREERVMAGLAELERWLADQIGQGLAGARRDATARWQELARRLVDAQAPGVAGVVSRLPRVLADEDWPSRLLGEYGLLHLLAVGHRHASGLPGPLRDTIRSRVGFPVSRDDVLAGELVRDVWDVLGRRDDEQDNLTSRRVWLRGRHTGRFALVLSFAPPRQPLDVSLVTGTAVDADLAFYPGASPLRALVATRRGPVPAAPPDGTTVSGALTEIATAVAGDPWTDSWPIVLRPATPARSAGRWLLTDPPSSTPREDGGESPGMPVHPVAGHPWRLLAVSGGRPVTVAAEWTPLGLRPFTAWDEEGRLVVL, from the coding sequence GTGATCGAACGTTGGAGCCGTGATCAGGTCCTGGCGCTCGCCCCCGACGCGTCGTCCAAGAAAGGCGCGCAGAGCGTCAGCGGCCCTGCCAAGTGGCCGGTCGCCGGGGTCATGCCTGATGTCCTCTGGGGAGAGTGCAAAGGCAGCGGCGCCACGCCGTACCGCGCGTGCGTCGACCTCGCCGACACCGCCTACCGGTGCAGCTGTCCAAGCCGGAAGTTCCCCTGCAAACACGCACTCGGCCTCCTCTTACTATGGTCCGCCGACGGCGTGACCCCGGCCGACGAGCCCCCCACCTGGGTCGGCGAGTGGCTGGAGCAACGCCGCGCACGCGCCGGCCGCAAGGAGGGCGCCGGTCCGCCTGGCGCGGACGGTGCGGCTTCTCCGGGTCCGGACGGCACCGGTTCACCTGGGGTGGACGCACTCCGTCCACCCGGTGCCGGCGGTGCCGGTCCGCCTGGTGCCGGCGGTGCCGGTCCGCCTGGTGCGGACGGTTCCGCGTCCCGTTCCGCGGCGGGGGAGGCCGCGGTGACGGACGACGGGGCCGCTCTGCTCGGCGCGGCGGGTGCCGGGCCGGCCGGTGCGGTCGCCGGGTCTTCGGCCGACGCGGCGGCGCGGCGTGCGGCGCAGCGCGAGGAGAGGGTCATGGCCGGGCTGGCCGAGCTGGAGCGGTGGCTCGCCGACCAGATCGGCCAGGGGCTGGCCGGGGCCCGGCGTGACGCCACCGCGCGCTGGCAGGAGCTGGCGCGGCGGCTGGTGGACGCGCAGGCGCCTGGTGTCGCGGGGGTCGTGTCGCGGCTGCCACGCGTGCTCGCCGACGAGGACTGGCCGTCCCGGCTTCTCGGGGAGTACGGCCTGCTCCACCTGCTCGCCGTCGGCCACCGCCACGCGTCCGGCCTGCCGGGGCCGTTACGCGACACGATCCGGTCGCGCGTCGGCTTCCCCGTCTCACGGGACGACGTGCTGGCCGGTGAGCTCGTTCGCGACGTCTGGGACGTCCTCGGCCGGCGGGACGACGAGCAGGACAATCTGACGTCCCGCCGCGTCTGGCTGCGCGGCCGCCACACCGGCAGGTTCGCGCTGGTCCTGTCCTTCGCGCCGCCACGCCAGCCCCTGGACGTCTCACTGGTCACCGGCACCGCCGTGGACGCCGACCTCGCGTTCTATCCCGGCGCGTCTCCCTTGCGCGCACTGGTCGCCACCCGCCGCGGCCCCGTCCCCGCCGCACCCCCCGACGGCACCACCGTGAGCGGCGCACTCACCGAGATCGCCACCGCCGTCGCCGGCGACCCCTGGACCGACTCCTGGCCGATCGTCCTGCGACCCGCCACCCCCGCCAGGTCCGCCGGCCGCTGGCTCCTGACCGACCCTCCCTCGTCCACTCCTCGCGAGGACGGCGGCGAGTCCCCCGGCATGCCGGTCCATCCGGTGGCCGGCCACCCGTGGCGCCTGCTCGCGGTCTCCGGCGGCCGGCCGGTGACCGTGGCGGCCGAGTGGACCCCTCTAGGGCTCAGACCCTTCACCGCGTGGGACGAGGAAGGACGGCTGGTGGTCCTGTGA